The proteins below come from a single Mycobacterium parmense genomic window:
- a CDS encoding Rv1355c family protein: protein MTTHSCSAHVFNVDDPADQAELTRLRADPAVEVIDRRESLLEELRGLRPPPEPELVAEPCRWVYYPWRRTVVAVLGPKAFRAVRLDRNRNVITTAEQTRLGALRVGVVGLSVGHVIAHTLAAEGLCGELRLADFDTLELSNLNRVPATVLDLGLNKAEVAARRIAELDPYLRVKVHDAGLSADTVDEFVEGLDVVVEECDSLDMKVSLREAARARRIPVLMATSDRGLLDVERFDLQPQRPILHGLLGGLDFARLSGMSSREKVPHMLRFLEAEQLSPRVLASVVEIDQTLSTWPQSAGDVVLGATAIAEAVRRIGLGEDLPSGRTRIDVASSLDWLAEPPVTTSRPAAAEDYVDPALPGASGVVAAAAARAPSGGNVQPWRIEATADEITIRLAPEDSSTMDVRSRGGAVALGAALFNARVAAASERVLGPVTVAENVDGDVLRATVRLGDGEDPELAALYRPMLARETNRRVGTPQAVAAETIRLLQAIADRQAARLDVVTGRPEIAELAAILGAADRIRYLTPRLHADMISELRWPGDPQPDTGIDVRSLELGPGDLAVFDILRRPEVMANLADWDAGAALGEDTRRRVSTSSAVAVISVTGDALADYARGGSAVEAVWIAAQQHGIAVQPISPAFLYARDREDLAAVSSSFADELGTLQRAFEKLIGLPEGLSPVLIMRFAAGAPASVRSRRDLQRVRLL from the coding sequence ATGACGACACATTCCTGCAGCGCGCACGTTTTCAACGTCGACGACCCAGCGGACCAAGCCGAACTGACGCGCCTGCGCGCCGATCCCGCCGTCGAAGTCATCGACCGTCGCGAGAGCCTGCTCGAGGAACTGCGTGGGCTTCGGCCACCACCGGAGCCGGAGCTCGTCGCCGAGCCCTGCCGGTGGGTCTACTACCCGTGGCGCAGGACCGTCGTGGCGGTGCTGGGCCCCAAAGCGTTTCGGGCCGTGCGGCTGGATCGCAACAGGAACGTCATCACCACAGCCGAGCAGACACGGCTCGGCGCCCTGCGCGTCGGTGTCGTGGGTCTGAGCGTCGGGCATGTCATCGCGCACACGCTGGCCGCCGAAGGCCTGTGCGGCGAGCTGCGGCTGGCCGACTTCGACACACTCGAGCTGTCCAATCTCAATCGGGTGCCCGCCACCGTGTTGGACCTCGGGCTGAACAAGGCCGAAGTCGCCGCCCGCAGGATCGCCGAGCTCGACCCCTACCTGCGCGTCAAGGTCCACGACGCCGGGCTGTCGGCCGACACCGTGGACGAATTCGTCGAGGGATTGGATGTCGTTGTCGAGGAATGCGATTCGCTGGACATGAAGGTGAGCTTGCGGGAGGCCGCGCGAGCCCGGCGGATTCCGGTGCTGATGGCCACCAGCGACCGCGGGCTGCTGGATGTGGAGCGTTTCGATCTGCAGCCGCAGCGTCCGATCCTGCACGGGCTCCTCGGCGGCCTGGATTTCGCCAGGCTCTCCGGGATGAGCAGTCGCGAGAAGGTTCCGCACATGCTGCGATTCCTCGAAGCCGAACAGCTTTCGCCCCGTGTCCTGGCGTCTGTGGTCGAGATCGACCAGACGTTGTCGACGTGGCCGCAGTCAGCAGGCGACGTTGTGTTGGGAGCCACCGCGATTGCCGAGGCGGTGCGCCGTATCGGGTTGGGCGAGGATCTGCCGTCCGGCCGGACGCGCATCGACGTCGCCTCGTCGCTCGATTGGCTCGCCGAGCCGCCCGTGACCACGTCGCGACCAGCGGCGGCCGAAGACTACGTCGACCCCGCCCTGCCGGGGGCGTCCGGCGTCGTGGCGGCGGCGGCCGCTCGGGCGCCGTCCGGTGGCAACGTGCAACCCTGGCGCATCGAGGCCACCGCCGATGAAATCACGATCCGGCTTGCGCCTGAGGACAGTTCGACCATGGACGTCCGGTCCCGGGGTGGTGCGGTTGCGCTGGGAGCGGCCCTGTTCAACGCACGGGTCGCCGCCGCCAGCGAACGGGTGCTCGGTCCGGTGACCGTGGCGGAGAACGTCGACGGCGACGTGTTGCGGGCGACGGTCCGCCTGGGTGACGGCGAGGACCCCGAACTGGCCGCGCTCTACCGGCCGATGCTGGCGCGTGAGACCAACCGCCGCGTCGGGACGCCGCAAGCGGTGGCAGCGGAGACGATCCGACTGTTGCAGGCCATCGCCGATCGACAGGCGGCGCGGCTGGACGTGGTGACCGGTCGACCCGAAATCGCCGAGTTGGCAGCGATTCTCGGAGCGGCCGACCGCATCAGGTATCTCACGCCGCGGCTGCACGCCGACATGATCTCCGAGCTTCGATGGCCCGGCGATCCCCAGCCCGACACCGGCATCGATGTGCGCAGCCTGGAACTGGGCCCCGGCGATCTCGCGGTTTTCGACATCCTGCGCCGTCCGGAGGTGATGGCGAACCTGGCCGACTGGGATGCGGGCGCCGCCCTGGGCGAGGACACCCGCCGGCGCGTGTCGACAAGCTCTGCGGTGGCCGTCATTTCGGTTACGGGAGATGCCCTGGCCGACTATGCGCGCGGCGGCTCCGCCGTCGAGGCGGTGTGGATCGCCGCCCAGCAGCACGGGATCGCCGTTCAGCCCATCTCGCCGGCGTTCCTGTACGCCCGCGACCGTGAGGATCTCGCCGCGGTGTCCTCGTCCTTCGCCGACGAGCTGGGCACATTGCAGCGGGCGTTCGAAAAGCTGATCGGCCTGCCGGAGGGGCTTTCGCCGGTCCTGATAATGCGATTTGCTGCCGGCGCACCGGCTTCGGTCCGGAGCCGCCGGGATCTACAGCGCGTCCGCTTGCTGTAG
- a CDS encoding putative bifunctional diguanylate cyclase/phosphodiesterase, with translation MSGTLDDLVTAAAADLMAATAGNSAAISERVLAKLVGHFGVDFGFLRHNDHTIHATVLVAEWPPRQDIPDPDPIGVVYFADADSVFARAETIKEPDVLRPEPANADYQQNIEEGTGVPGVSLACVPLLSGDLTTGILGFGKFGDREWIPEELNALQTIATLFAQLQARIVAEQQVRYLAEHDDLTGLLNRRTLIDDLDKRLASGRPGPVSILFLDLDRLKVVNDHLGLTPGNRFIKAFADLLRDAVDIPAVIARFGGDEFVVVPAAPTDIDTATEFARQLQGQVQKQVMIDGEMLARTVSIGIATGMPGQDSTSDLLRRADQATRAAKGAGGATVAAFSPEMAAKEAIRNDIELRLQETIDSGSSDLVLHYLPEFDMRTGEVLGTEALVRWYHPTRGLLMPDSFIDVVESINLAGKLGRLVMRSACAQFGLWQSHGVGQGAVLRINVSPVQLVADGIIESVAATVAEFGLDASSICLEITERVVVADIDATRKTLTGLKDIGVQIAIDDFGTGYSALGYLKSLPVDSLKIDRGFVRDLGSNARDLAIVQSIVALAGAFGVEVVAEGVETVSAAKALLAIGCQRAQGFLLSRPLDSAAMEALFARRFIPMNFADAGANGGADEGLSQPDDTSAANNHGTGKSRPRRSKHIGIQSLQ, from the coding sequence GTGTCCGGCACGTTGGACGATTTGGTCACTGCGGCCGCCGCTGACTTGATGGCGGCTACCGCAGGAAACTCGGCCGCCATCAGTGAACGGGTGCTCGCCAAGCTGGTCGGCCACTTCGGCGTCGATTTCGGGTTCCTGCGGCACAACGACCACACCATCCACGCCACGGTGCTCGTCGCCGAATGGCCACCAAGGCAGGACATTCCCGACCCGGACCCGATCGGCGTGGTGTATTTCGCCGACGCGGACTCGGTATTCGCGAGGGCCGAGACCATCAAAGAGCCCGACGTCCTGCGTCCCGAGCCGGCAAACGCCGACTATCAGCAGAACATCGAGGAGGGAACCGGCGTTCCCGGAGTTTCCCTCGCCTGCGTGCCCCTCCTGTCCGGAGACCTCACCACCGGCATCCTGGGTTTCGGCAAGTTCGGAGACCGGGAATGGATACCGGAAGAGCTGAACGCACTGCAGACGATCGCGACGCTGTTTGCTCAGCTGCAGGCCCGCATCGTTGCCGAGCAACAGGTCCGATACCTGGCCGAACACGACGACCTGACGGGCCTGCTGAACCGGCGGACGCTCATCGACGACCTCGACAAGCGCCTCGCCTCCGGCCGCCCGGGACCCGTATCGATCCTATTTCTCGATCTGGACAGACTGAAGGTGGTCAACGACCATCTCGGCCTGACCCCGGGTAACCGTTTCATCAAAGCCTTCGCCGACCTGTTGCGGGACGCCGTCGACATTCCCGCCGTGATCGCCCGGTTCGGCGGTGACGAATTTGTCGTCGTGCCCGCCGCGCCGACGGACATCGATACCGCGACCGAGTTCGCGCGGCAACTGCAAGGCCAGGTCCAAAAGCAGGTGATGATCGACGGGGAGATGCTGGCCCGCACCGTCAGCATCGGCATCGCCACCGGCATGCCCGGGCAGGACAGCACGTCGGACCTGCTGCGGCGGGCCGATCAGGCGACCCGCGCGGCAAAGGGTGCCGGAGGCGCCACCGTCGCCGCGTTCAGTCCCGAGATGGCCGCCAAAGAGGCCATCCGCAACGACATCGAGTTGCGCCTGCAGGAGACCATCGACAGCGGAAGCAGCGACCTGGTGCTGCATTACCTGCCGGAATTCGACATGCGGACCGGTGAAGTCCTGGGCACCGAGGCGCTGGTGCGCTGGTATCACCCGACCCGCGGCCTGTTGATGCCGGACTCCTTCATCGACGTCGTCGAGTCGATCAATCTGGCCGGCAAGCTGGGGCGTCTGGTCATGCGATCCGCGTGCGCCCAGTTTGGGCTGTGGCAATCCCATGGCGTGGGACAGGGCGCCGTGCTGCGGATCAACGTCTCGCCCGTGCAGCTGGTCGCGGACGGGATCATCGAGTCGGTGGCCGCGACCGTCGCCGAGTTCGGGCTCGACGCCAGCTCGATTTGCCTGGAGATAACCGAACGCGTCGTGGTCGCCGACATCGACGCCACGCGCAAGACGCTCACCGGGTTGAAGGACATCGGCGTTCAGATCGCCATCGACGACTTCGGCACCGGCTACAGTGCGCTCGGATACCTCAAATCGCTGCCGGTGGACTCGCTGAAGATCGACAGAGGGTTCGTGCGCGACCTCGGCAGCAACGCGCGGGACCTGGCGATCGTGCAATCGATCGTGGCCCTGGCCGGCGCGTTCGGAGTCGAGGTGGTTGCCGAGGGCGTCGAAACCGTGAGCGCGGCGAAGGCGCTGCTCGCCATCGGTTGCCAACGCGCCCAGGGATTCCTGCTGTCCCGCCCGTTGGACAGCGCGGCGATGGAGGCATTGTTCGCGAGGCGCTTCATCCCGATGAACTTCGCCGACGCGGGCGCCAATGGGGGGGCCGACGAGGGCTTGTCCCAACCCGACGACACGTCCGCGGCGAACAATCACGGAACCGGCAAGTCGCGGCCGCGGCGCTCCAAGCACATCGGGATTCAATCCCTGCAGTGA
- a CDS encoding GNAT family N-acetyltransferase: MAGLTGARAEELATMSIFEGCPLDDLAPLAASLAPLRAAAGRVLMRQGEQAVSFLLVSAGSAEIEHLGDDGVIIRGRASAGMIVGEIALLRDIPRTATVTTTEFLTGWIGDGGAFARMVHIPGIMPRLLRTVRQRLAAFITPIPISVRDGTRLLLRPVLPGDSERTVHGHIQFSSETLYRRFMTPRIPSPALMHYLSEVDYVDHFVWVVTDGGDPIADARYVRDENDPTVAEIAFTVADAYQGRGIGTFLVSALSIAAAVNGVKRFSARMLSDNVPMRAILDRYGAVWQREDIGVITTVIDVPRGRDLTIGGDIAEQIRRVTRRVTEAVG; the protein is encoded by the coding sequence GTGGCCGGACTGACCGGCGCGCGTGCCGAGGAGCTCGCGACGATGAGCATCTTCGAGGGCTGCCCCCTTGACGACCTCGCGCCGTTGGCGGCCAGCCTTGCGCCGCTTCGTGCGGCCGCCGGCCGGGTGCTGATGCGGCAGGGGGAACAAGCGGTCTCCTTCCTGCTCGTGTCGGCCGGCAGCGCCGAAATCGAGCACCTCGGCGACGACGGCGTCATCATCCGGGGACGCGCGTCTGCGGGCATGATCGTCGGCGAGATCGCACTGCTGCGCGACATCCCGCGGACGGCGACGGTCACCACCACCGAGTTCCTGACCGGCTGGATCGGGGACGGCGGGGCGTTCGCCCGAATGGTCCATATCCCCGGGATCATGCCGCGGCTGCTGCGCACCGTGCGCCAACGGCTGGCGGCCTTCATCACGCCGATCCCGATCAGTGTTCGGGACGGGACCCGGCTCCTGCTCCGCCCGGTCCTGCCCGGCGACAGCGAGCGCACGGTGCACGGGCACATTCAATTCTCCAGCGAGACGCTGTACCGGCGGTTCATGACGCCCCGCATCCCGTCGCCGGCGCTGATGCACTACCTGTCCGAGGTCGACTACGTCGACCACTTCGTCTGGGTGGTCACCGACGGCGGCGATCCGATCGCCGACGCGCGCTACGTTCGCGACGAGAACGATCCGACCGTCGCCGAGATCGCGTTCACCGTCGCCGACGCCTACCAGGGCCGCGGCATCGGAACGTTCCTGGTCAGCGCGCTGTCCATCGCCGCCGCTGTCAACGGCGTCAAGCGATTCTCGGCGCGAATGTTGTCCGACAACGTGCCGATGCGTGCGATCTTGGACCGTTACGGCGCCGTCTGGCAGCGCGAAGACATCGGCGTCATCACCACGGTCATCGACGTGCCGCGCGGGCGCGACCTGACGATCGGCGGCGACATCGCCGAGCAGATACGACGCGTCACCCGGCGTGTCACCGAGGCGGTAGGCTGA
- a CDS encoding DUF5642 family protein — protein sequence MRPCRIGRAATPVLALLILACSHPRPPAATPATTKSPTSNTAAVNPANIRRVMREMPPGYEVTAGSSGESSPRLIWTLKVDATAQPAQCMEFADPGSGRAQSAQSVSGSGSGGILDVVVVALPERVDVDDDLVAACRQWSMSAGHATANVRLTDAPHVEGAKTLGMVVDVRSTVESGSEIDTRAYTYTAYLGDYYVFSTLTTDPGSALPALSPQFAADLLVKTVSTLRG from the coding sequence TTGCGGCCGTGCCGGATTGGCCGCGCGGCGACCCCGGTGCTCGCGCTGCTGATTCTCGCGTGCTCCCATCCGCGGCCGCCCGCGGCGACGCCAGCCACCACCAAGTCGCCGACCTCGAACACCGCTGCCGTCAACCCCGCCAACATCAGGCGAGTGATGCGCGAGATGCCGCCCGGCTACGAAGTCACCGCGGGCAGCTCCGGCGAATCGTCGCCCCGACTCATCTGGACGCTCAAAGTCGATGCGACGGCTCAACCCGCCCAATGCATGGAGTTCGCGGACCCGGGCAGCGGGCGCGCGCAGTCGGCGCAGAGCGTGTCCGGTTCGGGCAGTGGCGGCATCCTCGACGTGGTGGTGGTGGCGCTACCGGAGCGGGTCGACGTCGACGACGACCTGGTCGCGGCCTGTCGGCAGTGGTCAATGTCTGCCGGGCACGCCACCGCCAACGTGCGCCTCACCGACGCCCCGCACGTCGAAGGCGCCAAAACCCTCGGCATGGTGGTCGATGTCAGATCGACGGTGGAGTCGGGCAGCGAAATCGACACCCGCGCCTACACCTACACCGCATACCTGGGTGACTACTACGTGTTCTCCACGCTGACCACCGACCCGGGTTCGGCGCTGCCGGCGCTGTCGCCGCAGTTCGCGGCCGACCTGCTGGTCAAAACCGTCTCCACCTTGCGTGGATGA
- a CDS encoding DUF5642 family protein has product MSKVLPAIAAVCVIAGCSSAPGAAKVDITKVSDVKSSFGPEYKLTDISERAIDPKLLSARKLPEGLTFDPAKCARAAVGPDMPPDLQGNMAAVSAEGNGNRFVVIAVETSKAMPVNDPGKDCAKIAFFGPQVRGGIEVIDAPRINDTHTLAVHRVLQAVVDGGARTGELYDYSAQFGDYQVIVIANPLVVPGRPVAPVDTKRASDLLVNAVKAVRS; this is encoded by the coding sequence ATGTCAAAGGTGCTGCCCGCGATCGCTGCCGTGTGCGTGATAGCCGGATGCTCCTCCGCCCCGGGCGCCGCGAAGGTCGACATCACCAAGGTTTCCGACGTGAAGTCGAGCTTCGGTCCCGAATACAAACTGACCGACATCAGCGAGCGGGCAATCGATCCCAAGTTGCTGTCCGCCCGGAAGCTCCCCGAGGGGCTCACCTTCGACCCTGCGAAGTGCGCGAGGGCGGCCGTCGGACCGGACATGCCGCCGGATCTGCAGGGCAACATGGCCGCGGTCTCGGCCGAAGGCAACGGCAACCGGTTCGTGGTCATCGCCGTGGAGACGTCCAAGGCGATGCCAGTCAACGATCCCGGCAAGGATTGCGCCAAAATAGCGTTCTTCGGACCGCAAGTGCGGGGCGGCATCGAGGTGATCGACGCGCCGCGCATCAACGACACCCACACGCTGGCCGTCCACCGCGTGCTGCAGGCGGTCGTGGACGGGGGCGCCCGCACCGGCGAGCTCTACGACTACTCGGCGCAATTCGGTGACTACCAGGTCATCGTCATCGCCAACCCGTTGGTGGTTCCCGGCCGGCCCGTCGCCCCCGTCGATACCAAGCGGGCGAGCGACCTGCTGGTCAACGCGGTCAAGGCGGTCCGCAGCTGA